Proteins from one Hemitrygon akajei unplaced genomic scaffold, sHemAka1.3 Scf000047, whole genome shotgun sequence genomic window:
- the LOC140720826 gene encoding NACHT, LRR and PYD domains-containing protein 3-like isoform X1, translating to MDTDLNSAISAFLSNCEDQQLFRLTRFYMERLEQAIEEGVEGVGFMLMGEDHFTGPEYHSVTELAENGNRAGASKLLLDLVMEKGSGAQRVMWESFVKLHHHLPKLSRILNEIRERGDGQFAYMDTERGLSEVPAHLKDVQQKHKETLRTQTETLRVNTILMREKVKVFQLGDRYAELTVISTVRDRRMVEHELLARGRDHEEWREKHLRRELEKIRTDQLFKKSFVQKLKRSVFRNKSGMSAAVAGVPGIGKTTMVQKIVYDWATGKIYQQFQFVFSFKFRDLNAINCRINLKELILDQYPYFGNILKEVWKNPEGLLFIFDSLDEFNDTISFVDGRRDTETQYTDPEFKCKVSDIVYSLIQQKLLPGCSVLVTTRPTALHLLEKAEISVWAEILGFVGEERKEYFIRHFEDRTVAEAVFKHVKENEILYTMSYNPSYCWILALVLGPFFTQRVRGPQRVPKTITQLYSYYIYNILKNHGREIENPRDVLLGVGQMAFRGVAGRKIVFTDGDLINYNLQHSQFLSGFLIELLEREDSARSVVYTFPHLTIQEFVAAVAKFLTLHPRELLKFLNEAHNTTDGRFEIFLRFVVGLSSPMTARGLEEFLGPFPHETTCQVIDWVKEEVKRQSGKRSLLNTLHYLFESQNRGLAQETLGSVETLPFSGETLTPIDCAVLSHVIGLCDTIKHLNLGNCHIQCEGIERLGPGLHKCQELSLGGTELGDSGVKLVSAAVRNPECKIQKLQLRDVGLTDSGAKDLASALSTNPSLTKLDLSANKLGDSGVKLVSAALRSPECKIQKLWLHNVGLTDSGAKDLASALSTNPSLTELDLSDNKLGDSGVKLVSAALRNPKCEIQKLVLENVSLTDSGVDNLVSALSANPSLMDLYLTSNSLTDGSVPALRRLILTLPSLEWIGLVRNRFSGTGEEELRSLQEPRPGLRVDL from the exons atggacacag ATCTGAACTCTGCAATCTCCGCCTTTCTGTCAAATTGTGAGGATCAGCAACTGTTCCGGTTGACGAGATTCTACATGGAgcgactggagcaggcgattgaggagggtgtggagggagtcggCTTCATGTTAATGGGAGAGGATCACTTCACCGGGCCCGAGTATCAC agcgtgactgagctcgcggagaacggaaaccgagcgggcgcttccaaactcctcctggatctggtaatggagaagggctccggggcccagagagtgatgtgggaatcctttgtgaaactacatcaCCACTTACCGAAGCTTAGCAGAATACTGAATGAAATACGGGAACGTG gtgACGGCCAGTTCGCCTACATGGACACTGAGCGGGGATTATCTGAAGTGCCCGCGCATCTGAAAG atgttcaacagaaacacaaggagactctgcggacacaaactgaaacactgagagtgaacactatcctgatgagggagaaggtgaaggttttccagctgggtgatcgatacgctgagctcacggtcatttctactgttcgagatcggagaatggtggaacatgagctgctggcaagaggcagagaccacgaggagtggagagagaaacatctccgcagagagctggaaaaaatccggactgatcagttattcAAGAAGAGCTTTGTTCAAAAATTGAAAAGATCTGTCTTTAGAAACAAATCCGGGATGtccgcagcagtggccggagtcccaggtattgggaaaacaacaatggtacaaaagattgtttatgattgGGCCACGGGTAAgatataccaacagttccagtttgtcttcagtttcaaattccgggatttaaatgccattaactgcagaataaacctgaaagaactgattctggatcagtatccttactttgggaatatcctgaaagaggtctggaagaacccagagggattgttgtTTATATTCGAtagtttggatgaattcaatgacacaATCAGCTTTGTTGATGGTCGGagagacacagaaacacagtacacagatcctgaattcaaatgcaaggtgtctgacattgtgtacagtttaatccaacagaagctgctcccagggtgttcagtgctggtgaccacccgccccactgcgttacatttattggaaaaggcagagatcagtgtctgggctgaaattctgggatttgttggtgaagaacggaaggaatatttcatcaggcattttgaagatcggacagtggcggaagctgttttcaaacacgtgaaggagaatgagatcctgtacaccatgagctacaacccctcctactgctggatcctcgctctggtactgggccccttcttcacacaaagagtcaggggcccgcagcgagttcccaagaccatcacccaactgtactcctactatatttacaacattctgaaaaaccacggccgtgagattgagaacccccgtgatgtgttactcggggttggtcagatggccttcagaggagtggccgggaggaagattgtgtttacagatggagatttgatcaactacaatctgcagcatTCCCAGTttctgtccgggttcctgatagagcttttggagagagaggattctgcccggagcgtggtgtacacattcccacacctcaccatccaagagtttgtagctgcagtcgcaaaATTCCTGACTCTGCATCCAAGGGAACTCCTGAAATTCCTCAAtgaagcccacaacacgacagatgggcgatttgagatatttctccgttttgttgttggtctctcctccccaatgacagctcggggcctggaggagtttctgggtccatttcctcatgagACAACCTGccaggtgattgactgggtgaaggaggaggttaaacggcagagtggtaaaaggagcctcctgaacaccttgcactacctgtttgagtctcagaatcgtggactggctcaggaaacactgggatctgtggaaacacttccATTCAGTGGAGAGACattgaccccgattgactgcgctgtcctgtctcatgtcatcggactctgtgatacaataaaacacctcaaccTGGGGAattgccacattcagtgtgaaggaatcgaacggctgggacccgggctgcacaagtgccaggagttgag CCTTGGGGGAACTGAACTGggcgattcaggagtgaaactggtgtctgcggctgtgaggaacccagagtgtaaaatacagaaactgca gctaagggatgtcggtctcacagattctggtgccaaggatctcgcctccgctctcagtacaaacccatcactgacgaaGCTGGACCTGAGTgctaataaactgggagattcaggagtcaaactggtgtctgcggctctgaggagcccggagtgtaaaatacagaaactgtg gctgcacaatgtcggtctcacagattctggtgccaaggATCTCGCCtctgctctcagtacaaacccatcactgacggagctggacctgagtgataataaactgggagattcaggagtcaaactggtgtctgcggctctgaggaacccgaagtgtgaaatacagaaactggt gctggaaaATGtcagtctcacagattctggtgtcgacaatctcgtctccgctctcagtgcaaacccatcactgatggaTCTGTACCTGACATCAAATTCGCTGACAGACGGATCTGTCCCCGcactccgccgcctcatactgaccctcccgagtctggagtggatcgg GCTGGTGAGGAATCGGTTCAGTGGGACCGGGGAggaggaactgagatctctgcaggaacccagacctggactgagagtggatctgtga